The window GGCGCGGAAGAACGTCATGACCTCGGCCACCGCTGTCATAGCAACCGGCACGAATTATCCCGATGCGCTGGTCGGAGCGAACCTGGCGGCACAACGCGGCGCGCCGCTCTACCTGTCGCCGGGCTCTTGTGTTCCCACCGCGGTGCTGGCCGATTTGGCGCGGGTGGGGGCGAGCGAAATCGTGCTGCTCGGCGGGGAGCGGGCGCTCAGCCCGGAGGTCGCGGCGCTGAAGCACTGCTGACGCGCGGAGGGCGGCGGGTCAGGTGTCCATGACGTGGACGAGTTCGTCGATGAAGGACGCGAAGTCGGTGGCGCGACGCACGATGCGCTGCACGTCGTCGCGGTCGGAGAAGACCTCGACGAGCTGGTCGAAGACCGTCTGGAAGGCGCGCCGGCCCGAGGAGCTGAAGGCGATCAGCGCGATGACGTTGACGCGGTTCTCGCCCCAGGTCATCGGCGTCTCGTTCACCACGATCGCGATCGCGGTGCGCGACGCGCTCATCGCCATCGCGTGCGGCACCGCGATGGTGTCGGTGAAGGCCGTCGACGACATGCGCTCGCGCTCGATGGCGCCCTCGACGTAGCTCTCGTCGATGATGCCGAGCGCCACCATCGAGTCGCCGAGCGTGCGGATCATGGCCGACTCGTCGCCCGCGTGCAGGTTGCGCCGGAACAGCCGCTCGTCGAAGTACTGCAGCAGCTCGTCCTTGAGCAGCATGCGGCGGCGGTGCCGGCGCACCGTGGTGATCGCGCGGCGCACCGCCTCGATGTCGCCCTTGGTGAGGAAGGGCTGGATGACCACGACGTTGTCGCGCGCGGCCGGCACCGAGATGGTGGTCACGACGATGTCGGAGGACAGCGCCGCCCAGTCGACGTCGGCGCGGGTGATCACGACGTCGACCTGCAGCTCGGAGCCGAGCTCCGCCTCGAGGCGCTGGCGCAGGATGACGTGCATGTCGTAGTAGTTCGGGCAGACGATGGCGCAGGTGACGCGCTCCTCACGGAGGTTCTGCCGCTCCAGGTGCGAGCCGACGTGCAGCGCGATGTAGGCGATCTCGTCGTCGTTGATGACGATTCCCTCGCGCCGCTGGATCTGGCTGGCGATGAACACGGCCAACTCGTAGATCATCGGGAAGGTGCTCTTGATCGAGCGGGTCATCGGGTTGCGGGAGAACGACTTCTCCTGCGCCCGGGCGACCAGGTTCCGGATGTGCAGGCTCAGCCGCACGATGAAGTCCTCGTCGTCGAGGTCGACCAGGTACTCCTCGCTCGCCAGCCGCACGATCCGGCGCATCGCGGCGAGGTCGTCGGGCTCGAGGTAGGAGTCGGCCACCGCCTCGGCCGGCTGGTCGTGGCCCGGGGTCAGCACCCGCGTGGTCAGCAGCACCGAGAGGTAGTCGAGCTCGCGGGGGCTCAGCCCGGCGTCGAAGTGCGCCCGCACGAGCCCGTCGAGCTGCGCCGCGACGTCGCGCACCGTGGCGGAGGCGGGACGTGCATCCTCGTCACCCGGCCCGATGGACTGCTTCTTCGCCACCCGGTCGACCGCGATGGCGATGTGCAGCAGCACGTTGTCGATCGAGTACTCGTTCACGAAGTAGCCGTTGCCGTCGAGCATCTCGATCAGCGCCGACTTGAACGCCGTGAGGTCGCCCGAGAGGAACTCCCGCTGGATGTTCTGCAGGTCGAGGAAGCCCTGGGCGCTCTCGTCGCGGAAGAGGCGGCTGAGCAGCCGCCGCCGGTTCAGCTCGCTGCCCGTGAGCGCGACGACGCTGCCTCGACGGGTGAGGCCGAGGCCGGCGTCCTCGACGAGGAGCTTGGCCTTCCGCAGGTCGGCCTCGACGGTCGACTCGCTGACGTACATGGTCGCCGCGAGGTCGTAGACGTCGAGCCCGTCGGGG of the Herbiconiux flava genome contains:
- a CDS encoding BglG family transcription antiterminator translates to MTAKYERLLEYLAETTDWVTAGELADRLGVTTRSVRSYVTSVKTAAKPLEVIASSTSGYRLNREAYASFLAGLRVRDAEPGSPRDRVHAIIRGLGDAPDGLDVYDLAATMYVSESTVEADLRKAKLLVEDAGLGLTRRGSVVALTGSELNRRRLLSRLFRDESAQGFLDLQNIQREFLSGDLTAFKSALIEMLDGNGYFVNEYSIDNVLLHIAIAVDRVAKKQSIGPGDEDARPASATVRDVAAQLDGLVRAHFDAGLSPRELDYLSVLLTTRVLTPGHDQPAEAVADSYLEPDDLAAMRRIVRLASEEYLVDLDDEDFIVRLSLHIRNLVARAQEKSFSRNPMTRSIKSTFPMIYELAVFIASQIQRREGIVINDDEIAYIALHVGSHLERQNLREERVTCAIVCPNYYDMHVILRQRLEAELGSELQVDVVITRADVDWAALSSDIVVTTISVPAARDNVVVIQPFLTKGDIEAVRRAITTVRRHRRRMLLKDELLQYFDERLFRRNLHAGDESAMIRTLGDSMVALGIIDESYVEGAIERERMSSTAFTDTIAVPHAMAMSASRTAIAIVVNETPMTWGENRVNVIALIAFSSSGRRAFQTVFDQLVEVFSDRDDVQRIVRRATDFASFIDELVHVMDT